One stretch of Roseibium sp. HPY-6 DNA includes these proteins:
- a CDS encoding DUF6505 family protein translates to MKLARAIHMDDSDRNVYFSPARTGEWCLSGGFEFSDWTEADLVGKARQAFANGWLGLETFGRVTFVAITPIEESEFSSLVDRLAQHFVDVYGAPSVDAARGVAEDELRYMADLCSEHDENMLLAVHRELSEEGVKESYSAIESPAAELDLVAMHGDMQ, encoded by the coding sequence ATGAAACTTGCCCGTGCGATCCACATGGATGACAGCGATCGCAATGTCTATTTTTCTCCCGCGCGCACAGGCGAATGGTGCCTGTCAGGCGGATTTGAATTCTCCGATTGGACGGAGGCCGACCTTGTCGGCAAAGCGCGCCAGGCCTTTGCAAATGGTTGGCTGGGTCTGGAAACCTTTGGCCGGGTGACCTTCGTTGCCATCACACCGATCGAGGAATCCGAATTCTCCAGCCTTGTCGACCGGCTTGCGCAGCATTTCGTGGATGTTTACGGCGCTCCCTCCGTGGACGCGGCGCGCGGCGTCGCCGAAGACGAACTCCGCTATATGGCTGACCTTTGTTCCGAGCACGATGAGAACATGCTGCTCGCCGTCCACCGGGAACTCTCTGAAGAAGGCGTCAAGGAGAGCTACAGCGCCATCGAATCTCCCGCGGCGGAATTGGATCTGGTGGCAATGCATGGGGACATGCAGTGA